In a genomic window of Microcebus murinus isolate Inina chromosome 17, M.murinus_Inina_mat1.0, whole genome shotgun sequence:
- the MBD1 gene encoding methyl-CpG-binding domain protein 1 isoform X15, with product MAEDWLDCPALGPGWKRREVFRKSGATCGRSDTYYQSPTGDRIRSKVELTRYLGPTCDLTLFDFKQGILSYPVPKAQSVAAVPSKKRKKPSKPAKTKKHQVGPQKNEVRKEAPREETKADTDTAPAPAPAPASFPAPGCCENCGISFSGDGTRRQRLKTLCKDCRAQRIAFNREQRMFKRVGCGECAACQVTEDCGACSTCLLQLPHDVASGLFCKCERRRCLRIVERVSRAGGEGPRLTPATGPCGPGLLHHASGPPHTHTQSRGCGVCRGCQTQEDCGRCRICLRPPRPGLRRQWKCVQRRCLRGKLGRHRGRCDAKKAARRQSRAQPLPPPPPSQPPEPTELHPRALAPSPPAEFIYYCVEEDELKRLLPSVWSESEDGAGSPPPYRRRKRTSSARRPHLGPTLKHPLATRTTKSGRAQALMKQEAGGGFVLPPPGTDLVFLREGASSPVQVPGPATASTEALLQEAQCSGLSWVVALPQVKQEKADAQEEWTPGTATLTSSVLVPGCPNKAVDPGLPPVKQEPPDPEEDKAEENKDDSASKSAPEEEAGGAGTPVITEIFSLGGTRFRDTAVWLPRAGSREGKTDIKCGRPRTQHSPQAQAGAHEDGLEPMSVSHHLQLR from the exons ATGGCTGAGGACTGGCTGgactgcccagccctgggccctggctggAAGCGCCGTGAGGTCTTTCGCAAGTCAGGGGCCACCTGCGGGCGCTCAGACACCTATTACCAGAG CCCTACAGGAGACAGGATCCGAAGCAAAGTTGAGCTGACCCGATACCTGGGCCCTACATGTGATCTCACTCTCTTCGACTTCAAACAAGGCATCTTGAGCTATCCAGTCCCCAAG GCCCAGTCTGTGGCCGCCGTCCCCAGCAAAAAGCGAAAGAAACCTTCAAAGCCAGCCAAGACTAAAAAACATCAGGTTGGACCCCAGAAGAATGAGGTCAGGAAGGAGGCCCCAAGGGAGGAGACCAAGGCTGACACTGAcacagctccagccccagccccagccccagcttcaTTCCCTGCACCTGG GTGCTGTGAGAACTGTGGAATCAGCTTCTCAGGCGATGGTACCAGAAGGCAACGGCTCAAGACATTGTGTAAGGACTGCCGAG CACAGAGAATTGCTTTCAACCGGGAGCAGAGGATGTTTAAG CGTGTGGGCTGCGGGGAGTGTGCAGCATGCCAGGTAACTGAAGACTGTGGGGCCTGCTCCACCTGCCTCTTGCAGCTGCCGCATGATGTAGCCTCAGGGCTATTCTGCAAGTGTGAGCGGAGACGTTGTCTCCGGATCGTGGAAAGGGTGagtcgggcaggtggggagggcccAAGGCTCACCCCAGCCACTGGTCCTTGTGGGCCTGGCCTCCTGCATCATGCCTCTggccctccccacacacacacacagagccgaGGGTGTGGAGTATGCCGGGGCTGTCAGACCCAAGAGGACTGTGGCCGTTGCCGTATCTGCCTACGCCCTCCCCGCCCTGGGCTCAGGCGTCAGTGGAAGTGTGTCCAGCGACGCTGCCTACGG GGTAAACTTGGCCGCCACAGGGGACGCTGTGACGCCAAGAAGGCTGCCCGGCGGCAATCCCGAGCCCAGCcactccctccacctcccccatcACAACCCCCAGAGCCCACAGAGCTG CATCCCAGAGCCCTGGCCCCCTCGCCACCTGCCGAGTTCATCTATTACTGTGTAGAGGAGGACGAGCTA AAGCGGCTGCTACCAAGTGTCTGGTCAGAGTCTGAAGATGGGGCAGGATCGCCCCCACCCTACCGTCGTCGAAAGAGGACCAGCTCTGCTCGAAGGCCCCACCTGGGCCCCACTCTGAAGCACCCCTTGGCAACACGCACAACTAAATCAGGCCGTGCCCAGGCTTTAATGAAACAGGAAGCAGGTGGTGGCTTTGTGCTGCCTCCGCCTGGCACTGACCTTGTGTTTTTACGGGAGGGTGCAAGCAGTCCCGTGCAGGTGCCAGGTCCTGCCACAGCTTCCACAGAGGCCCTGTTGCAG GAGGCCCAGTGCTCTGGCCTGAGTTGGGTTGTGGCCTTACCCCAGGTGAAGCAAGAGAAGGCGGATGCCCAGGAAGAGTGGACACCGGGCACAGCCACCCTGACTTCTTCTGTATTGGTGCCTGGCTGCCCTAACAAG GCAGTAGACCCAGGCCTGCCACCTGTGAAGCAAGAACCACCTGACCCTGAGGAGGACAAGGCAGAGGAGAACAAGGATGACTCTGCCTCCAAATCAGccccagaggaggaggcaggaggggctggcacACCTGTG ATCACGGAGATTTTCAGCCTGGGTGGAACCCGCTTCCGGGACACAGCAGTCTGGTTGCCAAG GGCAGGCAGTCGGGAAGGGAAGACGGATATAAAGTGTGGGAGACCGAGGACACAGCACAGCCCACAAGCACAAGCTGGAGCCCACGAGGATGGCCTGGAACCTATGTCAGTCTCTCACCACCTCCAGCTTCGATGA
- the MBD1 gene encoding methyl-CpG-binding domain protein 1 isoform X14 has protein sequence MAEDWLDCPALGPGWKRREVFRKSGATCGRSDTYYQSPTGDRIRSKVELTRYLGPTCDLTLFDFKQGILSYPVPKAQSVAAVPSKKRKKPSKPAKTKKHQVGPQKNEVRKEAPREETKADTDTAPAPAPAPASFPAPGCCENCGISFSGDGTRRQRLKTLCKDCRAQRIAFNREQRMFKRVGCGECAACQVTEDCGACSTCLLQLPHDVASGLFCKCERRRCLRIVERSRGCGVCRGCQTQEDCGRCRICLRPPRPGLRRQWKCVQRRCLRGKLGRHRGRCDAKKAARRQSRAQPLPPPPPSQPPEPTELHPRALAPSPPAEFIYYCVEEDELQPYTNRRQNRKCGACAACLRRMDCGRCDFCCDKPKFGGSNQKRQKCRWRQCLQFAMKRLLPSVWSESEDGAGSPPPYRRRKRTSSARRPHLGPTLKHPLATRTTKSGRAQALMKQEAGGGFVLPPPGTDLVFLREGASSPVQVPGPATASTEALLQVKQEKADAQEEWTPGTATLTSSVLVPGCPNKAVDPGLPPVKQEPPDPEEDKAEENKDDSASKSAPEEEAGGAGTPVITEIFSLGGTRFRDTAVWLPRAGSREGKTDIKCGRPRTQHSPQAQAGAHEDGLEPMSVSHHLQLR, from the exons ATGGCTGAGGACTGGCTGgactgcccagccctgggccctggctggAAGCGCCGTGAGGTCTTTCGCAAGTCAGGGGCCACCTGCGGGCGCTCAGACACCTATTACCAGAG CCCTACAGGAGACAGGATCCGAAGCAAAGTTGAGCTGACCCGATACCTGGGCCCTACATGTGATCTCACTCTCTTCGACTTCAAACAAGGCATCTTGAGCTATCCAGTCCCCAAG GCCCAGTCTGTGGCCGCCGTCCCCAGCAAAAAGCGAAAGAAACCTTCAAAGCCAGCCAAGACTAAAAAACATCAGGTTGGACCCCAGAAGAATGAGGTCAGGAAGGAGGCCCCAAGGGAGGAGACCAAGGCTGACACTGAcacagctccagccccagccccagccccagcttcaTTCCCTGCACCTGG GTGCTGTGAGAACTGTGGAATCAGCTTCTCAGGCGATGGTACCAGAAGGCAACGGCTCAAGACATTGTGTAAGGACTGCCGAG CACAGAGAATTGCTTTCAACCGGGAGCAGAGGATGTTTAAG CGTGTGGGCTGCGGGGAGTGTGCAGCATGCCAGGTAACTGAAGACTGTGGGGCCTGCTCCACCTGCCTCTTGCAGCTGCCGCATGATGTAGCCTCAGGGCTATTCTGCAAGTGTGAGCGGAGACGTTGTCTCCGGATCGTGGAAAGG agccgaGGGTGTGGAGTATGCCGGGGCTGTCAGACCCAAGAGGACTGTGGCCGTTGCCGTATCTGCCTACGCCCTCCCCGCCCTGGGCTCAGGCGTCAGTGGAAGTGTGTCCAGCGACGCTGCCTACGG GGTAAACTTGGCCGCCACAGGGGACGCTGTGACGCCAAGAAGGCTGCCCGGCGGCAATCCCGAGCCCAGCcactccctccacctcccccatcACAACCCCCAGAGCCCACAGAGCTG CATCCCAGAGCCCTGGCCCCCTCGCCACCTGCCGAGTTCATCTATTACTGTGTAGAGGAGGACGAGCTA cagccctACACGAACCGCCGGCAGAACCGCAAGTGCGGGGCCTGTGCAGCCTGCCTACGGCGGATGGACTGTGGCCGCTGCGACTTCTGCTGCGACAAGCCCAAATTCGGGGGCAGCAACCAGAAGCGCCAGAAGTGTCGTTGGCGCCAATGCCTGCAGTTTGCCAtg AAGCGGCTGCTACCAAGTGTCTGGTCAGAGTCTGAAGATGGGGCAGGATCGCCCCCACCCTACCGTCGTCGAAAGAGGACCAGCTCTGCTCGAAGGCCCCACCTGGGCCCCACTCTGAAGCACCCCTTGGCAACACGCACAACTAAATCAGGCCGTGCCCAGGCTTTAATGAAACAGGAAGCAGGTGGTGGCTTTGTGCTGCCTCCGCCTGGCACTGACCTTGTGTTTTTACGGGAGGGTGCAAGCAGTCCCGTGCAGGTGCCAGGTCCTGCCACAGCTTCCACAGAGGCCCTGTTGCAG GTGAAGCAAGAGAAGGCGGATGCCCAGGAAGAGTGGACACCGGGCACAGCCACCCTGACTTCTTCTGTATTGGTGCCTGGCTGCCCTAACAAG GCAGTAGACCCAGGCCTGCCACCTGTGAAGCAAGAACCACCTGACCCTGAGGAGGACAAGGCAGAGGAGAACAAGGATGACTCTGCCTCCAAATCAGccccagaggaggaggcaggaggggctggcacACCTGTG ATCACGGAGATTTTCAGCCTGGGTGGAACCCGCTTCCGGGACACAGCAGTCTGGTTGCCAAG GGCAGGCAGTCGGGAAGGGAAGACGGATATAAAGTGTGGGAGACCGAGGACACAGCACAGCCCACAAGCACAAGCTGGAGCCCACGAGGATGGCCTGGAACCTATGTCAGTCTCTCACCACCTCCAGCTTCGATGA
- the MBD1 gene encoding methyl-CpG-binding domain protein 1 isoform X5, with protein MAEDWLDCPALGPGWKRREVFRKSGATCGRSDTYYQSPTGDRIRSKVELTRYLGPTCDLTLFDFKQGILSYPVPKAQSVAAVPSKKRKKPSKPAKTKKHQVGPQKNEVRKEAPREETKADTDTAPAPAPAPASFPAPGCCENCGISFSGDGTRRQRLKTLCKDCRAQRIAFNREQRMFKRVGCGECAACQVTEDCGACSTCLLQLPHDVASGLFCKCERRRCLRIVERVSRAGGEGPRLTPATGPCGPGLLHHASGPPHTHTQSRGCGVCRGCQTQEDCGRCRICLRPPRPGLRRQWKCVQRRCLRGKLGRHRGRCDAKKAARRQSRAQPLPPPPPSQPPEPTELHPRALAPSPPAEFIYYCVEEDELQPYTNRRQNRKCGACAACLRRMDCGRCDFCCDKPKFGGSNQKRQKCRWRQCLQFAMKRLLPSVWSESEDGAGSPPPYRRRKRTSSARRPHLGPTLKHPLATRTTKSGRAQALMKQEAGGGFVLPPPGTDLVFLREGASSPVQVPGPATASTEALLQVKQEKADAQEEWTPGTATLTSSVLVPGCPNKAVDPGLPPVKQEPPDPEEDKAEENKDDSASKSAPEEEAGGAGTPVITEIFSLGGTRFRDTAVWLPRAGSREGKTDIKCGRPRTQHSPQAQAGAHEDGLEPMSVSHHLQLR; from the exons ATGGCTGAGGACTGGCTGgactgcccagccctgggccctggctggAAGCGCCGTGAGGTCTTTCGCAAGTCAGGGGCCACCTGCGGGCGCTCAGACACCTATTACCAGAG CCCTACAGGAGACAGGATCCGAAGCAAAGTTGAGCTGACCCGATACCTGGGCCCTACATGTGATCTCACTCTCTTCGACTTCAAACAAGGCATCTTGAGCTATCCAGTCCCCAAG GCCCAGTCTGTGGCCGCCGTCCCCAGCAAAAAGCGAAAGAAACCTTCAAAGCCAGCCAAGACTAAAAAACATCAGGTTGGACCCCAGAAGAATGAGGTCAGGAAGGAGGCCCCAAGGGAGGAGACCAAGGCTGACACTGAcacagctccagccccagccccagccccagcttcaTTCCCTGCACCTGG GTGCTGTGAGAACTGTGGAATCAGCTTCTCAGGCGATGGTACCAGAAGGCAACGGCTCAAGACATTGTGTAAGGACTGCCGAG CACAGAGAATTGCTTTCAACCGGGAGCAGAGGATGTTTAAG CGTGTGGGCTGCGGGGAGTGTGCAGCATGCCAGGTAACTGAAGACTGTGGGGCCTGCTCCACCTGCCTCTTGCAGCTGCCGCATGATGTAGCCTCAGGGCTATTCTGCAAGTGTGAGCGGAGACGTTGTCTCCGGATCGTGGAAAGGGTGagtcgggcaggtggggagggcccAAGGCTCACCCCAGCCACTGGTCCTTGTGGGCCTGGCCTCCTGCATCATGCCTCTggccctccccacacacacacacagagccgaGGGTGTGGAGTATGCCGGGGCTGTCAGACCCAAGAGGACTGTGGCCGTTGCCGTATCTGCCTACGCCCTCCCCGCCCTGGGCTCAGGCGTCAGTGGAAGTGTGTCCAGCGACGCTGCCTACGG GGTAAACTTGGCCGCCACAGGGGACGCTGTGACGCCAAGAAGGCTGCCCGGCGGCAATCCCGAGCCCAGCcactccctccacctcccccatcACAACCCCCAGAGCCCACAGAGCTG CATCCCAGAGCCCTGGCCCCCTCGCCACCTGCCGAGTTCATCTATTACTGTGTAGAGGAGGACGAGCTA cagccctACACGAACCGCCGGCAGAACCGCAAGTGCGGGGCCTGTGCAGCCTGCCTACGGCGGATGGACTGTGGCCGCTGCGACTTCTGCTGCGACAAGCCCAAATTCGGGGGCAGCAACCAGAAGCGCCAGAAGTGTCGTTGGCGCCAATGCCTGCAGTTTGCCAtg AAGCGGCTGCTACCAAGTGTCTGGTCAGAGTCTGAAGATGGGGCAGGATCGCCCCCACCCTACCGTCGTCGAAAGAGGACCAGCTCTGCTCGAAGGCCCCACCTGGGCCCCACTCTGAAGCACCCCTTGGCAACACGCACAACTAAATCAGGCCGTGCCCAGGCTTTAATGAAACAGGAAGCAGGTGGTGGCTTTGTGCTGCCTCCGCCTGGCACTGACCTTGTGTTTTTACGGGAGGGTGCAAGCAGTCCCGTGCAGGTGCCAGGTCCTGCCACAGCTTCCACAGAGGCCCTGTTGCAG GTGAAGCAAGAGAAGGCGGATGCCCAGGAAGAGTGGACACCGGGCACAGCCACCCTGACTTCTTCTGTATTGGTGCCTGGCTGCCCTAACAAG GCAGTAGACCCAGGCCTGCCACCTGTGAAGCAAGAACCACCTGACCCTGAGGAGGACAAGGCAGAGGAGAACAAGGATGACTCTGCCTCCAAATCAGccccagaggaggaggcaggaggggctggcacACCTGTG ATCACGGAGATTTTCAGCCTGGGTGGAACCCGCTTCCGGGACACAGCAGTCTGGTTGCCAAG GGCAGGCAGTCGGGAAGGGAAGACGGATATAAAGTGTGGGAGACCGAGGACACAGCACAGCCCACAAGCACAAGCTGGAGCCCACGAGGATGGCCTGGAACCTATGTCAGTCTCTCACCACCTCCAGCTTCGATGA
- the MBD1 gene encoding methyl-CpG-binding domain protein 1 isoform X3, giving the protein MAEDWLDCPALGPGWKRREVFRKSGATCGRSDTYYQSPTGDRIRSKVELTRYLGPTCDLTLFDFKQGILSYPVPKAQSVAAVPSKKRKKPSKPAKTKKHQVGPQKNEVRKEAPREETKADTDTAPAPAPAPASFPAPGCCENCGISFSGDGTRRQRLKTLCKDCRAQRIAFNREQRMFKRVGCGECAACQVTEDCGACSTCLLQLPHDVASGLFCKCERRRCLRIVERVSRAGGEGPRLTPATGPCGPGLLHHASGPPHTHTQSRGCGVCRGCQTQEDCGRCRICLRPPRPGLRRQWKCVQRRCLRGKLGRHRGRCDAKKAARRQSRAQPLPPPPPSQPPEPTELHPRALAPSPPAEFIYYCVEEDELQPYTNRRQNRKCGACAACLRRMDCGRCDFCCDKPKFGGSNQKRQKCRWRQCLQFAMKRLLPSVWSESEDGAGSPPPYRRRKRTSSARRPHLGPTLKHPLATRTTKSGRAQALMKQEAGGGFVLPPPGTDLVFLREGASSPVQVPGPATASTEALLQEAQCSGLSWVVALPQVKQEKADAQEEWTPGTATLTSSVLVPGCPNKAVDPGLPPVKQEPPDPEEDKAEENKDDSASKSAPEEEAGGAGTPVITEIFSLGGTRFRDTAVWLPRAGSREGKTDIKCGRPRTQHSPQAQAGAHEDGLEPMSVSHHLQLR; this is encoded by the exons ATGGCTGAGGACTGGCTGgactgcccagccctgggccctggctggAAGCGCCGTGAGGTCTTTCGCAAGTCAGGGGCCACCTGCGGGCGCTCAGACACCTATTACCAGAG CCCTACAGGAGACAGGATCCGAAGCAAAGTTGAGCTGACCCGATACCTGGGCCCTACATGTGATCTCACTCTCTTCGACTTCAAACAAGGCATCTTGAGCTATCCAGTCCCCAAG GCCCAGTCTGTGGCCGCCGTCCCCAGCAAAAAGCGAAAGAAACCTTCAAAGCCAGCCAAGACTAAAAAACATCAGGTTGGACCCCAGAAGAATGAGGTCAGGAAGGAGGCCCCAAGGGAGGAGACCAAGGCTGACACTGAcacagctccagccccagccccagccccagcttcaTTCCCTGCACCTGG GTGCTGTGAGAACTGTGGAATCAGCTTCTCAGGCGATGGTACCAGAAGGCAACGGCTCAAGACATTGTGTAAGGACTGCCGAG CACAGAGAATTGCTTTCAACCGGGAGCAGAGGATGTTTAAG CGTGTGGGCTGCGGGGAGTGTGCAGCATGCCAGGTAACTGAAGACTGTGGGGCCTGCTCCACCTGCCTCTTGCAGCTGCCGCATGATGTAGCCTCAGGGCTATTCTGCAAGTGTGAGCGGAGACGTTGTCTCCGGATCGTGGAAAGGGTGagtcgggcaggtggggagggcccAAGGCTCACCCCAGCCACTGGTCCTTGTGGGCCTGGCCTCCTGCATCATGCCTCTggccctccccacacacacacacagagccgaGGGTGTGGAGTATGCCGGGGCTGTCAGACCCAAGAGGACTGTGGCCGTTGCCGTATCTGCCTACGCCCTCCCCGCCCTGGGCTCAGGCGTCAGTGGAAGTGTGTCCAGCGACGCTGCCTACGG GGTAAACTTGGCCGCCACAGGGGACGCTGTGACGCCAAGAAGGCTGCCCGGCGGCAATCCCGAGCCCAGCcactccctccacctcccccatcACAACCCCCAGAGCCCACAGAGCTG CATCCCAGAGCCCTGGCCCCCTCGCCACCTGCCGAGTTCATCTATTACTGTGTAGAGGAGGACGAGCTA cagccctACACGAACCGCCGGCAGAACCGCAAGTGCGGGGCCTGTGCAGCCTGCCTACGGCGGATGGACTGTGGCCGCTGCGACTTCTGCTGCGACAAGCCCAAATTCGGGGGCAGCAACCAGAAGCGCCAGAAGTGTCGTTGGCGCCAATGCCTGCAGTTTGCCAtg AAGCGGCTGCTACCAAGTGTCTGGTCAGAGTCTGAAGATGGGGCAGGATCGCCCCCACCCTACCGTCGTCGAAAGAGGACCAGCTCTGCTCGAAGGCCCCACCTGGGCCCCACTCTGAAGCACCCCTTGGCAACACGCACAACTAAATCAGGCCGTGCCCAGGCTTTAATGAAACAGGAAGCAGGTGGTGGCTTTGTGCTGCCTCCGCCTGGCACTGACCTTGTGTTTTTACGGGAGGGTGCAAGCAGTCCCGTGCAGGTGCCAGGTCCTGCCACAGCTTCCACAGAGGCCCTGTTGCAG GAGGCCCAGTGCTCTGGCCTGAGTTGGGTTGTGGCCTTACCCCAGGTGAAGCAAGAGAAGGCGGATGCCCAGGAAGAGTGGACACCGGGCACAGCCACCCTGACTTCTTCTGTATTGGTGCCTGGCTGCCCTAACAAG GCAGTAGACCCAGGCCTGCCACCTGTGAAGCAAGAACCACCTGACCCTGAGGAGGACAAGGCAGAGGAGAACAAGGATGACTCTGCCTCCAAATCAGccccagaggaggaggcaggaggggctggcacACCTGTG ATCACGGAGATTTTCAGCCTGGGTGGAACCCGCTTCCGGGACACAGCAGTCTGGTTGCCAAG GGCAGGCAGTCGGGAAGGGAAGACGGATATAAAGTGTGGGAGACCGAGGACACAGCACAGCCCACAAGCACAAGCTGGAGCCCACGAGGATGGCCTGGAACCTATGTCAGTCTCTCACCACCTCCAGCTTCGATGA
- the MBD1 gene encoding methyl-CpG-binding domain protein 1 isoform X10 yields the protein MAEDWLDCPALGPGWKRREVFRKSGATCGRSDTYYQSPTGDRIRSKVELTRYLGPTCDLTLFDFKQGILSYPVPKAQSVAAVPSKKRKKPSKPAKTKKHQVGPQKNEVRKEAPREETKADTDTAPAPAPAPASFPAPGCCENCGISFSGDGTRRQRLKTLCKDCRAQRIAFNREQRMFKRVGCGECAACQVTEDCGACSTCLLQLPHDVASGLFCKCERRRCLRIVERSRGCGVCRGCQTQEDCGRCRICLRPPRPGLRRQWKCVQRRCLRGKLGRHRGRCDAKKAARRQSRAQPLPPPPPSQPPEPTELHPRALAPSPPAEFIYYCVEEDELQPYTNRRQNRKCGACAACLRRMDCGRCDFCCDKPKFGGSNQKRQKCRWRQCLQFAMKRLLPSVWSESEDGAGSPPPYRRRKRTSSARRPHLGPTLKHPLATRTTKSGRAQALMKQEAGGGFVLPPPGTDLVFLREGASSPVQVPGPATASTEALLQEAQCSGLSWVVALPQVKQEKADAQEEWTPGTATLTSSVLVPGCPNKAVDPGLPPVKQEPPDPEEDKAEENKDDSASKSAPEEEAGGAGTPVITEIFSLGGTRFRDTAVWLPRAGSREGKTDIKCGRPRTQHSPQAQAGAHEDGLEPMSVSHHLQLR from the exons ATGGCTGAGGACTGGCTGgactgcccagccctgggccctggctggAAGCGCCGTGAGGTCTTTCGCAAGTCAGGGGCCACCTGCGGGCGCTCAGACACCTATTACCAGAG CCCTACAGGAGACAGGATCCGAAGCAAAGTTGAGCTGACCCGATACCTGGGCCCTACATGTGATCTCACTCTCTTCGACTTCAAACAAGGCATCTTGAGCTATCCAGTCCCCAAG GCCCAGTCTGTGGCCGCCGTCCCCAGCAAAAAGCGAAAGAAACCTTCAAAGCCAGCCAAGACTAAAAAACATCAGGTTGGACCCCAGAAGAATGAGGTCAGGAAGGAGGCCCCAAGGGAGGAGACCAAGGCTGACACTGAcacagctccagccccagccccagccccagcttcaTTCCCTGCACCTGG GTGCTGTGAGAACTGTGGAATCAGCTTCTCAGGCGATGGTACCAGAAGGCAACGGCTCAAGACATTGTGTAAGGACTGCCGAG CACAGAGAATTGCTTTCAACCGGGAGCAGAGGATGTTTAAG CGTGTGGGCTGCGGGGAGTGTGCAGCATGCCAGGTAACTGAAGACTGTGGGGCCTGCTCCACCTGCCTCTTGCAGCTGCCGCATGATGTAGCCTCAGGGCTATTCTGCAAGTGTGAGCGGAGACGTTGTCTCCGGATCGTGGAAAGG agccgaGGGTGTGGAGTATGCCGGGGCTGTCAGACCCAAGAGGACTGTGGCCGTTGCCGTATCTGCCTACGCCCTCCCCGCCCTGGGCTCAGGCGTCAGTGGAAGTGTGTCCAGCGACGCTGCCTACGG GGTAAACTTGGCCGCCACAGGGGACGCTGTGACGCCAAGAAGGCTGCCCGGCGGCAATCCCGAGCCCAGCcactccctccacctcccccatcACAACCCCCAGAGCCCACAGAGCTG CATCCCAGAGCCCTGGCCCCCTCGCCACCTGCCGAGTTCATCTATTACTGTGTAGAGGAGGACGAGCTA cagccctACACGAACCGCCGGCAGAACCGCAAGTGCGGGGCCTGTGCAGCCTGCCTACGGCGGATGGACTGTGGCCGCTGCGACTTCTGCTGCGACAAGCCCAAATTCGGGGGCAGCAACCAGAAGCGCCAGAAGTGTCGTTGGCGCCAATGCCTGCAGTTTGCCAtg AAGCGGCTGCTACCAAGTGTCTGGTCAGAGTCTGAAGATGGGGCAGGATCGCCCCCACCCTACCGTCGTCGAAAGAGGACCAGCTCTGCTCGAAGGCCCCACCTGGGCCCCACTCTGAAGCACCCCTTGGCAACACGCACAACTAAATCAGGCCGTGCCCAGGCTTTAATGAAACAGGAAGCAGGTGGTGGCTTTGTGCTGCCTCCGCCTGGCACTGACCTTGTGTTTTTACGGGAGGGTGCAAGCAGTCCCGTGCAGGTGCCAGGTCCTGCCACAGCTTCCACAGAGGCCCTGTTGCAG GAGGCCCAGTGCTCTGGCCTGAGTTGGGTTGTGGCCTTACCCCAGGTGAAGCAAGAGAAGGCGGATGCCCAGGAAGAGTGGACACCGGGCACAGCCACCCTGACTTCTTCTGTATTGGTGCCTGGCTGCCCTAACAAG GCAGTAGACCCAGGCCTGCCACCTGTGAAGCAAGAACCACCTGACCCTGAGGAGGACAAGGCAGAGGAGAACAAGGATGACTCTGCCTCCAAATCAGccccagaggaggaggcaggaggggctggcacACCTGTG ATCACGGAGATTTTCAGCCTGGGTGGAACCCGCTTCCGGGACACAGCAGTCTGGTTGCCAAG GGCAGGCAGTCGGGAAGGGAAGACGGATATAAAGTGTGGGAGACCGAGGACACAGCACAGCCCACAAGCACAAGCTGGAGCCCACGAGGATGGCCTGGAACCTATGTCAGTCTCTCACCACCTCCAGCTTCGATGA